In Helicobacter ibis, a genomic segment contains:
- a CDS encoding F0F1 ATP synthase subunit B has protein sequence MNSIIRILSLFFIPTFLLAAGSGEVDIVERSINFVIFFALIYYFAADKVKTMFVERRNSIAESLSKIQDKLQESKKEKQKALKQLEEAKKTANDIIETAKKEALIIAQKVDEQTNEEIESLVRQFNDDIAFERKKIERSVVADTLEEFLNSDLLTLNKETLVRTLLKKVA, from the coding sequence ATGAATAGTATTATTAGAATATTGTCCCTATTTTTTATTCCAACATTTTTACTTGCAGCTGGTTCTGGTGAAGTTGATATTGTAGAGAGAAGTATAAATTTTGTTATATTTTTTGCACTTATTTATTATTTCGCAGCTGACAAGGTTAAAACAATGTTTGTTGAAAGAAGAAATAGCATTGCAGAATCTCTATCTAAAATACAAGATAAACTTCAAGAATCTAAAAAAGAAAAGCAAAAGGCTCTAAAGCAGTTAGAGGAAGCTAAAAAGACTGCAAATGACATCATAGAAACAGCGAAAAAAGAAGCTTTAATTATCGCACAGAAAGTAGATGAGCAAACCAATGAGGAAATTGAAAGTTTGGTTAGACAATTCAATGATGATATCGCGTTTGAGAGAAAAAAGATTGAACGAAGTGTAGTTGCAGATACACTAGAAGAGTTTTTAAATAGTGATTTGTTGACTCTAAACAAGGAAACTTTGGTTAGAACATTACTAAAAAAGGTTGCGTAA
- the rpmA gene encoding 50S ribosomal protein L27, translating into MAHKKGQGSTQNNRDSAGRRLGVKKYGGEFVRAGNIIVRQRGTKVHPGNNVGIGKDHTIFALIDGIVKFERKDRNRKKVSIYSA; encoded by the coding sequence ATGGCACACAAGAAAGGTCAAGGAAGTACTCAAAATAATAGGGATTCAGCTGGTCGTCGTTTAGGTGTAAAAAAATATGGTGGAGAGTTCGTTAGAGCAGGTAACATCATAGTTCGCCAAAGAGGAACTAAGGTTCATCCGGGTAACAATGTTGGAATCGGTAAAGATCATACTATTTTTGCTTTGATTGATGGCATTGTTAAATTTGAAAGAAAAGATAGAAATAGAAAAAAAGTTTCTATTTATTCTGCTTAA
- a CDS encoding ParA family protein — MCEVICIANQKGGVGKTTTAVNLAASLAVAEKKVLLVDADPQANATTSLGFHRNEIEFNIYHVLIGTKTLSQIIQKTMIPSLHLAPSNIGLVGIEKEFHNQEKNSRELVMRKKIKEVLNSYDYVIIDSPPALGPLTINALSAANSVIIPIQCEFFALEGLAQLINTIKLLKKEINPDLKIKGLLPTMYSAQNNLSKQVLDDLVRHFSRDIIKKDSMEIVTIPRNVKLAESPSFGKPIILYDIRSQGNIAYQNLANSILEGA, encoded by the coding sequence ATGTGTGAGGTAATTTGTATTGCAAATCAAAAGGGCGGTGTTGGTAAAACTACCACAGCTGTTAATTTGGCTGCTTCTTTGGCGGTTGCAGAAAAAAAGGTGTTATTAGTTGATGCAGATCCTCAAGCAAATGCCACAACTAGCCTTGGATTCCACAGAAATGAAATAGAATTTAATATATATCATGTCTTAATAGGGACAAAAACTCTATCTCAAATAATCCAAAAAACAATGATACCAAGTTTGCATTTAGCACCATCGAATATTGGTTTAGTTGGTATTGAAAAGGAATTTCATAATCAAGAAAAAAACTCTAGAGAATTAGTTATGAGAAAGAAAATAAAAGAGGTTTTAAACTCCTATGATTATGTCATTATAGATTCTCCACCTGCTTTAGGACCGCTTACTATTAATGCATTAAGTGCTGCAAACTCTGTTATTATCCCTATACAATGTGAATTTTTTGCACTTGAGGGCTTAGCACAGCTTATAAATACTATAAAGCTACTAAAAAAGGAGATAAATCCTGATTTAAAAATCAAAGGATTATTGCCTACCATGTATAGTGCTCAGAATAATTTGTCAAAGCAGGTTTTAGATGATTTAGTAAGACACTTTAGTAGAGATATAATCAAAAAAGATTCAATGGAGATTGTAACTATTCCTAGAAATGTAAAACTAGCTGAATCTCCAAGCTTTGGTAAGCCTATTATCCTATATGATATAAGATCTCAAGGGAATATAGCATATCAAAATTTGGCTAACTCGATATTAGAGGGAGCATAA
- the proB gene encoding glutamate 5-kinase — protein sequence MDRIVLKVGSAILVENQQINTQRIESLAKIISTLREKYEVILVSSGAVATGYTELKLDKSFLENKQALAAIGQPLLMQKYSEIFKKYNILTAQMLVSWHDFDSRKHTKNAQNTIEVLLKNNILPIINENDVTAIGELLKLGFGDNDQLSAYVAHYFNASLLVILSDIDGYYNKNPKLNKDAKKYKIVNKIEKHELESEATPNNEFATGGIVTKLKAANFLLENNRAMFLANGDKLEVLSEFLLNNNHIDGTLFKRD from the coding sequence ATGGATAGGATTGTATTAAAAGTAGGTAGTGCTATATTGGTAGAAAATCAACAAATAAACACACAAAGAATAGAATCTCTAGCAAAAATAATATCTACTTTAAGAGAAAAATATGAAGTAATACTCGTCTCATCAGGTGCGGTAGCAACTGGATATACAGAGCTTAAGCTAGATAAGTCATTTTTAGAAAATAAACAAGCATTAGCTGCAATCGGTCAGCCACTACTAATGCAAAAATATTCAGAAATTTTTAAAAAATATAATATTTTAACAGCCCAAATGCTTGTATCATGGCATGATTTTGATTCTAGGAAGCATACAAAAAACGCACAAAACACAATAGAAGTGTTGCTAAAAAATAATATTTTGCCAATTATTAATGAAAATGATGTAACTGCAATTGGCGAGTTATTGAAACTTGGGTTTGGTGATAATGATCAGCTATCAGCATATGTTGCTCATTATTTTAATGCATCATTGCTTGTGATACTTAGCGATATTGATGGTTATTATAATAAGAATCCTAAGCTAAATAAAGATGCAAAAAAATACAAAATAGTAAATAAAATAGAAAAGCATGAGCTAGAAAGTGAGGCTACACCTAATAATGAGTTTGCCACAGGTGGGATAGTAACGAAATTAAAAGCTGCAAATTTTCTATTAGAAAACAATAGAGCAATGTTTCTTGCAAATGGCGATAAGCTAGAAGTGCTAAGTGAATTTTTGCTTAACAATAATCACATAGATGGAACTTTATTTAAAAGGGATTAA
- a CDS encoding biotin--[acetyl-CoA-carboxylase] ligase produces MKILYFDSLPSTHLYLSNKLKNKELSAPVMIVTKNQPSGIGSRGNSWIEVKEGLYFSFAITLECMPSDLRLESSAIFYGFIFKELLKSYGSKVWLKYPNDLYLNDKKMGGILCSAFDDMLLVGIGLNIELDSKCDKFAKLDIRIDNKSLLDEYILQINSFTWKQIFSKYKLEFSNNLSYSFHCGDLLVSMRNATLCDDGALLIDGKKVYNLRSLE; encoded by the coding sequence ATGAAGATTCTATATTTTGATAGTTTGCCATCAACGCATTTATATTTGAGTAATAAGCTAAAAAATAAAGAGCTATCTGCTCCAGTTATGATTGTTACTAAGAATCAGCCTAGCGGTATAGGCAGTAGGGGTAATTCTTGGATTGAAGTAAAAGAGGGACTTTATTTTTCTTTTGCTATTACTTTAGAGTGTATGCCTAGTGATTTAAGACTTGAATCTTCTGCTATTTTTTATGGTTTTATTTTTAAAGAATTGTTAAAAAGCTATGGTTCTAAGGTGTGGCTAAAATATCCAAATGACTTGTATCTAAATGATAAGAAAATGGGTGGAATCTTGTGTAGTGCTTTTGATGATATGTTATTAGTTGGTATTGGCTTAAATATAGAGCTTGATAGCAAGTGTGATAAGTTTGCAAAGCTGGATATACGGATAGATAATAAGTCATTGTTAGATGAATATATTTTGCAAATAAATTCTTTTACATGGAAGCAAATTTTTAGTAAATATAAGTTAGAATTTTCGAATAATTTGTCATATAGCTTTCATTGCGGGGATTTGCTTGTATCTATGAGAAATGCGACTTTGTGTGATGATGGTGCTTTGCTTATTGATGGCAAGAAAGTTTATAATTTAAGAAGTTTGGAGTAG
- the rplU gene encoding 50S ribosomal protein L21, protein MYAIIQNGGKQYKVSEGDILLLDLLDLEPKSKVEVKEVLALSNNDDLKLGSPYVSGAKVELEVINHGRGKKVITFKKRRRKDSKTKRGFRRDFTRVRVVKIAG, encoded by the coding sequence ATGTATGCAATTATTCAGAATGGAGGCAAACAATACAAGGTTAGCGAAGGTGATATTTTATTGCTTGATTTGCTAGATCTTGAGCCAAAGTCAAAAGTTGAAGTGAAAGAAGTTTTAGCTCTTAGCAACAATGATGATTTAAAGCTTGGTAGCCCTTATGTTAGCGGTGCTAAAGTAGAGCTTGAAGTTATAAATCACGGCAGGGGTAAAAAAGTAATCACTTTTAAAAAGAGAAGAAGAAAAGATAGTAAAACCAAAAGAGGTTTTAGAAGAGATTTTACACGCGTTCGTGTTGTAAAAATCGCAGGATAA
- the fmt gene encoding methionyl-tRNA formyltransferase, whose translation MNIVFMGTPSYARVILESLIKSHNIKALICQTDKKAGRNMKLVMPDTKQFILEYNEKNNTQVEILQPESFDASVIEQIRSFRADVIVVAAFGKILPKEVLEIAPCINLHASILPQYRGASPIQSAILNGDSNFGVTAMLMEEGLDCGDMLGFSVINNNGQNSDELFCELSSLAAKLLLQVLKRLDSIKPLKQESCMASYCSKIKKEFGEVSFLNLNSLILERKFLAYSSWPKVFLESGLRLVRLKACEVSSNNKMGEILQISKEGVVVACKEGSVLITCVQAPSKKEISAYEYVQGKRMKVGDIFL comes from the coding sequence ATGAATATCGTTTTTATGGGAACTCCTAGCTATGCTAGAGTGATTTTAGAATCTCTTATAAAAAGTCATAATATAAAAGCACTCATCTGCCAAACAGATAAAAAAGCAGGTAGAAATATGAAGCTAGTAATGCCAGATACAAAGCAGTTTATACTTGAGTATAATGAGAAGAATAATACACAAGTTGAAATATTGCAACCAGAATCTTTTGATGCATCTGTGATTGAGCAAATAAGAAGTTTTAGGGCTGATGTTATAGTTGTAGCTGCATTTGGAAAGATTCTGCCAAAAGAAGTATTAGAAATTGCACCATGTATAAATTTACATGCTTCTATATTGCCACAATATCGCGGTGCAAGTCCAATACAGAGTGCTATTTTAAATGGAGATTCTAATTTTGGCGTTACTGCTATGCTTATGGAAGAAGGGCTTGATTGTGGTGATATGCTTGGTTTTAGTGTAATTAATAATAATGGTCAAAATAGTGATGAGTTGTTTTGTGAGTTATCAAGCTTGGCTGCTAAGTTGTTATTACAAGTTCTAAAACGATTAGATTCTATAAAGCCTTTAAAACAAGAATCATGTATGGCTAGTTATTGTTCTAAGATCAAAAAAGAATTTGGTGAAGTTTCATTTTTGAATTTAAATAGCCTTATTCTAGAAAGGAAATTCTTAGCTTATAGTAGTTGGCCTAAAGTGTTTTTAGAAAGTGGGCTTAGATTGGTTAGGCTTAAGGCATGTGAAGTTTCTAGTAATAACAAAATGGGTGAGATACTGCAAATCTCTAAAGAAGGAGTTGTGGTTGCTTGTAAAGAGGGGAGTGTATTAATTACTTGTGTTCAAGCACCTTCAAAAAAGGAAATTAGTGCATATGAATATGTGCAAGGCAAAAGAATGAAAGTTGGCGATATTTTTCTATGA
- a CDS encoding F0F1 ATP synthase subunit delta, whose amino-acid sequence MKDLIAKRYIKALSSVANEDELREYLSCLDILSNAYNISKFREIMEASYICVSTKKELINKVLDKELDAKFSNFINVLAEHKRLDLFCELKTELSSCISALNKEYKAVLISKETYEEDILKDIEDKFGKQLNVKLKLEQITTSNDGIKLVVDDLNIEISFSKEKFINDLKHHILKAF is encoded by the coding sequence ATGAAAGATTTAATAGCAAAGAGATATATAAAGGCTTTATCTAGTGTTGCTAATGAAGATGAATTGAGGGAATATTTATCTTGTTTAGATATTCTATCTAACGCATATAATATTTCTAAATTCAGAGAGATTATGGAGGCTAGCTATATTTGTGTCTCAACAAAAAAAGAATTAATAAATAAAGTTTTAGACAAGGAGCTTGATGCTAAATTTTCTAATTTTATTAATGTTTTAGCTGAACATAAGAGATTGGATTTATTTTGTGAATTAAAAACAGAGTTGTCTAGTTGTATTTCGGCTTTAAATAAGGAATATAAAGCAGTATTAATATCCAAAGAAACTTATGAGGAAGATATCTTAAAAGACATTGAGGATAAGTTTGGTAAACAGCTAAATGTAAAATTAAAGCTAGAACAAATTACAACCAGCAATGATGGTATAAAACTTGTAGTAGATGATTTAAATATAGAGATTTCTTTTTCTAAAGAGAAATTTATTAATGATTTAAAACATCATATCTTAAAAGCATTTTAA
- a CDS encoding MoaD/ThiS family protein: MIQVEFLGPIGNETISLNIKNLTELKDILNNDSRFENIKQWLDDCAVAVNNKMVDSLDISLSNGDKVTLLPPVCGG, from the coding sequence ATGATACAAGTTGAATTTTTAGGACCAATAGGAAATGAAACAATAAGCCTTAATATAAAGAATCTAACAGAGTTAAAAGATATATTAAACAATGATTCAAGGTTTGAAAACATAAAACAATGGTTAGATGATTGTGCAGTTGCAGTAAATAACAAAATGGTAGATTCATTAGATATCTCATTAAGCAATGGAGATAAGGTTACTCTCTTGCCTCCAGTATGTGGTGGATAA
- a CDS encoding RidA family protein, which yields MLKVVTTNRAPHAIGPYSQAIIHGNMIYTSGQIGLNNNGVMQEGIKSQTRQVLDNLEEILKEANSSFDLVIKTTIFLADMSDFDVVNGIYGEYFKNHKPARSTIAVKTLPKGALVEIECIAVVN from the coding sequence ATGTTAAAAGTAGTAACTACAAATAGGGCTCCACATGCAATAGGTCCGTATTCTCAGGCTATAATACATGGGAACATGATATATACATCAGGGCAAATAGGTTTGAATAATAATGGAGTTATGCAAGAGGGTATTAAATCCCAAACAAGACAGGTTTTGGATAATTTAGAAGAGATTCTAAAAGAGGCAAATAGTAGCTTTGATTTAGTGATTAAAACAACAATTTTTCTAGCTGATATGAGCGACTTTGATGTGGTAAATGGAATCTATGGTGAATATTTCAAAAATCACAAACCAGCTAGAAGCACTATTGCAGTAAAAACTTTGCCAAAAGGAGCTTTAGTTGAAATAGAGTGTATTGCGGTAGTTAATTAA
- the obgE gene encoding GTPase ObgE: MFVDSVEILVSSGKGGEGAVSFRREKYVINGGPDGGDGGKGGDIYFKVDRNSDTLSYFRGHKHFRAKNGKPGLGRNKSGKQGESLDIIVPPGTQIFDIDSGELLLDLLNDGDRVLFLKGGKGGLGNTHFKSSTNQHPTYSQKGMPGIEKKIKLELKMIANVGLIGFPNVGKSTLVSVLSNAKPEIANYEFTTLIPSLGIVEVGDYKSFVIADIPGIIEGASSGKGLGIEFLKHVERTQFLLFVLDVSNYRELKIQFESLKKEVNNFSQTLSNRQYGIVFSKMDTKENDNSHIESFIKEFGYKLKRSDKNNLCYINDDYVKSKEIPNFILGISSLEKTNLDELKFLLFDCIKNA; encoded by the coding sequence ATGTTTGTTGATAGTGTTGAAATACTTGTGTCCTCCGGCAAAGGCGGAGAAGGTGCAGTGTCTTTTCGTAGAGAAAAGTATGTAATAAATGGTGGTCCTGATGGTGGAGATGGCGGAAAGGGTGGCGATATTTATTTCAAAGTTGATAGAAATAGCGATACACTCTCGTATTTTAGAGGACACAAGCATTTTAGGGCTAAAAATGGAAAACCGGGTTTAGGCAGAAATAAAAGTGGCAAGCAAGGGGAGAGTTTGGATATTATAGTGCCTCCCGGAACACAAATTTTTGATATTGATAGTGGAGAGTTGTTGCTTGATTTGCTTAATGATGGTGATAGGGTTTTATTTCTAAAAGGTGGAAAAGGTGGGTTGGGTAATACTCACTTTAAGAGTTCTACAAACCAACATCCAACATATTCGCAAAAAGGTATGCCGGGAATTGAAAAAAAGATTAAACTAGAGCTTAAAATGATTGCTAATGTTGGTTTAATAGGATTCCCTAATGTAGGGAAATCAACTTTGGTATCTGTGCTCTCAAATGCAAAGCCAGAAATTGCTAATTACGAATTTACAACGCTAATTCCGTCTCTTGGTATAGTTGAAGTTGGAGATTATAAGTCTTTTGTTATTGCAGATATACCCGGAATAATAGAAGGGGCAAGTAGTGGTAAGGGGCTTGGGATAGAGTTTTTAAAACATGTTGAGAGGACACAATTTTTACTTTTTGTGCTTGATGTTTCTAATTATAGGGAATTAAAGATTCAATTTGAATCTCTAAAAAAAGAAGTAAATAATTTTAGTCAAACTCTATCAAATAGGCAATATGGAATAGTATTCTCCAAAATGGATACAAAGGAGAATGATAATTCTCATATAGAATCTTTTATAAAGGAGTTTGGATACAAGCTAAAGCGTAGTGATAAAAATAATTTGTGCTATATAAATGATGACTATGTTAAATCTAAAGAAATTCCAAACTTTATACTTGGTATATCTAGCTTGGAAAAGACTAATTTAGATGAGCTAAAATTTTTATTATTTGATTGTATTAAAAATGCTTAG
- a CDS encoding ParB/RepB/Spo0J family partition protein yields the protein MAKKNLGRGLGDLLGEIEEAYQKDLNDSSGLVIEIDIDKIKPNPFQPRKVFDDNSLLELSNSIIEHGLLQPVLVYEDSKNPNFYYLIAGERRLKASKIANKDSIKAIIVDIQENKIRELALIENIQRENLNPIDLAHSYQELISDYNITHDELATRLAKSRTQITNTMRLLNLNKKIQDYIVEGKITQGHAKILVTLDEKEQLKVADSVVGQKLSVHECEKLVRDIKNGHNKKGNTTNKIKNDNSKIVKICEKLCDANIKASHKNNKIIVEFRNDDEIEKFNKMFIF from the coding sequence ATGGCTAAGAAAAATTTGGGTAGGGGTCTTGGAGACCTTTTAGGAGAGATAGAAGAAGCGTACCAAAAGGATTTAAACGATAGTTCTGGGCTTGTAATTGAAATAGACATTGACAAAATAAAGCCAAATCCATTTCAGCCAAGAAAAGTGTTTGATGATAATAGTTTGCTTGAGCTTTCTAATTCTATAATTGAGCATGGATTGTTGCAACCTGTGTTAGTATATGAAGATTCAAAGAATCCTAATTTTTATTATTTAATAGCAGGTGAGCGAAGGCTTAAGGCTAGTAAAATTGCAAATAAAGACAGCATAAAGGCTATCATTGTAGATATACAAGAAAATAAAATAAGAGAATTAGCACTAATTGAAAATATCCAAAGAGAGAATCTAAACCCGATTGACTTGGCACACTCTTATCAAGAACTAATTTCAGATTACAATATTACCCATGATGAGTTGGCAACTAGATTAGCAAAATCAAGGACACAAATAACTAACACTATGAGGCTTTTAAATCTTAACAAAAAGATACAAGATTACATAGTTGAAGGTAAAATAACTCAAGGACACGCAAAGATTCTTGTAACACTAGATGAAAAAGAGCAATTAAAGGTGGCAGATTCTGTAGTCGGTCAGAAGCTTAGTGTGCATGAGTGTGAAAAACTTGTTAGGGATATTAAAAATGGGCACAATAAAAAAGGTAATACAACTAATAAAATAAAAAACGATAATAGTAAGATTGTTAAAATATGTGAAAAATTATGTGACGCTAATATTAAGGCTAGTCATAAAAACAATAAAATAATTGTAGAATTCCGTAACGATGATGAAATAGAAAAGTTTAATAAAATGTTTATCTTTTGA
- the atpA gene encoding F0F1 ATP synthase subunit alpha: protein MVVKLQADEISSIIKERIDNFELDLDVAQTGKVIAYADGVAKVYGLKDAMSYEMVEFDTGDKGLASSLEEGSVGVVVLGTGKDIKEGTSVKRLGKLLRVPVGDGLMGRIVNALGEPVDGKGVIDTKEYRFMEEKAPGIMSRKSVHEPLQTGLKAIDALVPIGRGQRELIIGDRQTGKTTVAIDTIINQKGQGVVCIYVAIGQKESTVAQVVRKLEEHGAMEYTIIVNAPASSSAAMQYLAPYAGVTMGEYFRDNGRHALIVYDDLSKHAVAYREMSLILRRPPGREAFPGDVFYLHSRLLERAAKLSDELGAGSLTALPIIETQAGDVAAYIPTNVISITDGQIFLETDLFNSGIRPAINVGLSVSRVGGAAQIKATKQVSGTLRLDLAQYRELQAFAQFASDLDETSRKQLDRGQRMVEVLKQPPYSPLPIERQVVAIFAGARGFMDDVAVSDITRFEEGLYPFLEAKYPHIFEDIRSKKMLDKDVEETLCRALEEYKSSFAV from the coding sequence GTGGTAGTAAAATTGCAAGCTGATGAAATTAGCTCTATAATAAAGGAAAGAATAGATAATTTTGAGCTTGATTTGGATGTAGCTCAAACTGGTAAAGTTATTGCTTATGCTGATGGTGTTGCTAAGGTTTATGGCTTAAAAGATGCAATGAGCTATGAAATGGTTGAGTTTGATACTGGCGATAAGGGACTTGCTTCTAGTTTGGAAGAAGGAAGTGTTGGTGTTGTTGTTTTAGGTACTGGTAAAGATATTAAAGAAGGCACATCGGTAAAAAGACTTGGTAAATTACTTCGTGTTCCAGTTGGCGATGGACTTATGGGGCGTATAGTTAATGCACTTGGTGAGCCAGTTGATGGTAAAGGAGTTATTGATACTAAAGAATATAGATTTATGGAGGAAAAAGCCCCCGGAATCATGTCTAGGAAGTCAGTTCATGAGCCTTTACAAACTGGGTTAAAAGCTATTGATGCTCTTGTTCCAATTGGTAGAGGTCAGAGAGAGTTGATAATTGGGGATAGACAAACTGGTAAGACTACTGTTGCTATTGATACTATTATTAATCAAAAAGGACAAGGTGTAGTTTGTATATATGTTGCCATAGGACAAAAAGAATCCACAGTTGCACAGGTTGTTAGAAAGTTAGAAGAGCATGGTGCAATGGAATATACCATTATTGTTAATGCTCCTGCTTCTTCATCGGCTGCTATGCAATACCTAGCTCCTTATGCTGGTGTTACTATGGGTGAATATTTTAGAGATAACGGAAGACATGCATTGATAGTATATGATGATTTAAGTAAGCATGCAGTGGCCTATAGAGAGATGTCTTTGATATTAAGGAGACCTCCGGGCAGAGAGGCTTTCCCGGGAGATGTATTCTATCTTCACTCAAGACTACTAGAGCGTGCTGCTAAGCTTAGTGATGAGCTTGGTGCTGGTTCTCTAACTGCACTACCTATTATTGAGACACAAGCTGGAGATGTTGCGGCTTATATACCTACAAATGTTATATCTATTACAGATGGTCAGATATTTCTTGAGACTGACTTGTTTAATTCTGGTATTAGACCAGCCATTAATGTTGGTTTATCTGTTTCACGTGTTGGTGGTGCTGCACAAATTAAAGCTACAAAGCAAGTATCTGGAACATTGAGACTTGATCTAGCTCAATATAGAGAGTTGCAAGCGTTTGCACAATTTGCTTCTGACTTAGATGAAACAAGTAGAAAGCAACTTGATAGGGGACAAAGAATGGTTGAAGTATTAAAGCAACCACCTTATTCACCGTTGCCTATTGAAAGACAAGTTGTTGCTATTTTTGCTGGTGCTAGAGGTTTTATGGATGATGTAGCTGTGTCAGATATTACTAGGTTTGAAGAAGGATTGTATCCATTCTTAGAGGCTAAGTATCCGCATATTTTTGAAGATATTCGCTCAAAGAAAATGCTAGATAAGGATGTTGAAGAAACATTGTGCAGAGCATTAGAAGAGTATAAAAGCAGCTTTGCTGTTTAA
- a CDS encoding molybdenum cofactor biosynthesis protein MoaE, giving the protein MNLVEIYEGALPTEEIYKRWYNFGCKNNLGANCIFTGIVREENGFDGLSFDIYEPILQDWFNSWQEKALKNGVFLKMAHSQGNVLNHKSSYMSGVFSSQRKASLEIFDVFVEDFKHNAPIWKYDLQNNNRIYAKDRSHKLKNSGLLSNKG; this is encoded by the coding sequence ATGAATCTTGTAGAAATATATGAAGGTGCATTACCAACAGAAGAGATATATAAAAGGTGGTATAACTTTGGTTGTAAAAATAATTTAGGTGCAAACTGCATTTTTACCGGAATTGTAAGAGAAGAGAATGGGTTTGATGGTTTAAGTTTTGATATTTATGAGCCAATCTTGCAAGATTGGTTTAACTCTTGGCAAGAAAAAGCACTGAAAAATGGTGTATTTTTAAAAATGGCACATTCACAAGGAAATGTCCTAAATCATAAAAGCTCATATATGTCAGGTGTTTTTAGCTCTCAAAGAAAAGCAAGTTTAGAGATTTTTGATGTGTTTGTGGAGGACTTTAAGCATAATGCACCAATTTGGAAATATGACTTGCAAAACAATAATAGAATCTATGCTAAAGATAGAAGCCATAAACTGAAAAATAGCGGACTACTATCAAATAAAGGATAG
- a CDS encoding F0F1 ATP synthase subunit B family protein — MTIIPTPWVMALVFVVFLILVYGLNRILYKPLLSFMEAREASIKKDGEGIDCNNSEIIKLHKEAEDIIQAAKIEANAIKSKAKENAKISSEARIAQKRDELNLKYREFVENLEGEKEQLKTSLLTQIPLFKEELKIKLGKLL, encoded by the coding sequence ATGACTATTATCCCAACTCCTTGGGTAATGGCTTTAGTATTTGTAGTTTTTTTAATCCTTGTTTATGGATTAAATAGGATATTGTATAAGCCTCTTTTGTCTTTTATGGAAGCAAGAGAAGCATCTATAAAGAAAGATGGCGAAGGTATAGATTGTAACAACTCTGAAATTATCAAGTTACACAAAGAAGCAGAGGATATAATCCAAGCGGCTAAAATTGAAGCAAATGCGATAAAAAGCAAAGCAAAAGAGAATGCAAAGATTTCTTCTGAAGCTAGGATAGCACAAAAGAGAGATGAGTTGAATCTTAAATATCGTGAGTTTGTTGAAAATCTTGAAGGCGAGAAAGAACAATTAAAAACATCTTTACTAACTCAGATTCCACTCTTTAAAGAAGAGCTTAAAATCAAGCTTGGTAAATTGTTATAG
- the mobB gene encoding molybdopterin-guanine dinucleotide biosynthesis protein B, translated as MAFTGNSNSGKTTLIEKLTLLLKDKKVSIIKHDPKDKAKLDKEGKDSARFYKAGANVAILGATQTYLRFHESLKIESIINNFKPCDYVFIEGLKELPFQRICIARDMLDSRFFDYIQAIAIDETIDKNEIPHDIEILNLNNPQEILKWIDENIKDYQ; from the coding sequence GTGGCATTCACTGGAAATTCCAATAGTGGAAAAACAACGCTAATAGAAAAATTAACACTATTATTGAAAGATAAAAAAGTATCAATAATAAAACATGACCCAAAAGATAAAGCAAAGCTTGATAAAGAAGGAAAAGATTCTGCTAGATTCTACAAAGCTGGAGCAAATGTAGCCATACTTGGTGCAACACAGACATATCTAAGATTCCATGAATCTTTAAAAATAGAATCAATAATAAACAACTTTAAACCATGTGATTATGTTTTTATAGAAGGATTAAAAGAATTACCATTCCAACGAATCTGCATAGCAAGAGATATGCTAGATTCAAGATTTTTTGACTACATTCAAGCAATAGCAATAGATGAAACAATAGACAAAAACGAAATACCACACGATATAGAAATATTAAATTTAAACAATCCACAAGAAATACTAAAATGGATAGATGAAAATATAAAGGATTATCAATGA